TGAAACGACGGGTCTTTCATTACCAATACAATGCAGCTTAACCTCAATCACGGGCTCCGTAGATACGTGTTCTTCATTTGAAAGCCAAGAAATTGAATCATGGAACTCGTGACTGTTGCTAGGTGGATGGTAGCTAGGACCAAAGTGATTCATTCATGTTGTTTCGTCTGTTTGTTCTTGTGATCTCTACAATAAGAACAGTGTTCTTGAAATTGTGCGCATGTATTTTGTCAAAAGGACCTAcgtgaaatagaaaaattattactTGATTCCCTGGTCTTGTTATGAAAGTGTCTGCATTGCTTTTTAAGCTGCAGCGACGCATTTGGTTACATTTAGGACTAGCATTTCAGGTAAAAGTTGTTGCTGTGTGACCTCTGGTTTGAGTCGCAGAAATAGTTTTCTTGCAAAAATCTGTGTACATTATAACCAAAGTGGTCAGACCTGTCCCATCATCCCGCGCAGAGTGGGAGCTCCGTGCACTAGCTGTTGTTTTGTTCCAGCATTTTGCAGTTTGCTATTGCTTGAGTTAGTGCGCAGGGTCTTTTCGGTGATCCGGTTTGGTTCCTCTGTTCTTGCCTTCCGGATTGATTTGTTTATTGGGTCATTCCGTTTCGGGCTGGTGAATTAGGTTCTATATTGGAAAGTTTGTAACTGTTCGACGGTTTTCTGTTATCTTTTGTTCGACAGTATAATTCCTACCTTTGCTGTGTATATAATTTCCTCCCCTGTTTTATCTACTATTTGCAAGAGATATTACAAAGTCACAGCAGAAGCATTACGAGTTTGTGGGGAGCTTGTTTGTGTTGTTCGCCCAAATATTGAGGTGGGCTctgattcttgtttctttctttttgcattttcattgGCTGATTGGTGGGCTTTTCTGTTTTGCAGATACTGAGCAGACAGCCGTATGGACAAAGAAATTTACAATCAGCTGGTTcaaggctgaagaagaagggtaTGACGTGAGCAAGTTCCACAAGACTCCACATAGCGACAGTCcaccggaagaagaagaacccaaGGACACCAAAGGCGTTTGGTGGATCAAGTCCATTCTAGGAAGATAGGGGGAACTCGATTTCACAGCCAGcttgatgaagatgatgcaGCAAAGGCTTCATGGAGTTCTGAGTACATATGAGTTTTCATAAATAATCAGCATATGATGTACCCCTGTTTTAAGTTAGATTGAAATCTTTTAGTCTCGAGACTACCATgcgtttgttttgtttgatgtatattttgcttctgctgTGTGCGGATATTTGTATCAATGATGAGAGATTGGCAATGAATAGGAGTTATTCAATTATGAGATCATTTTGGGATTCCTTTCCGCTTGACGGAGTGTGGGTCAGTGGCAAATTTCAATACTTGTGACCTCTTAAAATTAGTCTAGGCATAAAGGTGGCACCTGTAGAGAATGTTGCATCAAAGTTATTTGTTCAATGCTCTCAGCAAAAGGGGCTCATGAAGATCTATAGACACTTGCTCAACTATCAAAGTACTGCACTAATATTCCTTAAATTCTTACATCCATTGAGACACATtccatctataaaaaaaaatttccttagAAAAATCAGTCACTTGGCCAATTGGAAGAATGATACTAGAGAAGGATAGAttggtttctcttttttccatTGGTTTATTTTGGCCTCAtagtaaaatgaacaaatgcTTGTAAAGTAGAAAGAAAGCAACTTAGCTGTTCTTTTAACGTATGTTGGAACCCTTATGAGAATACTTACATAATTTGCTCGATCATATTgcagaaaatatatatatatatatatatatcctctAGAGCTCGTCGAGCTCGTCGAGGATCGCTTATGGCCAATTGCCGGCCGTTGTCGTGGCCAGCGgccgccaaagaagaagaagaagaaaaagaaaaaatatatatatttaaaaaataaaaaaataaaattttatttttaaaaaataaaaaaataattaaaatttgattttttaaaataattattttaaaaattataaaaattgtccattaaatttgtgttgtataaaactattttagcaataccatttatatatatatatataataaattaagtttagttaaatgggtcgggtatgggttgggtatgggtcgggtcgggtatgggtcaaattttttgcattgcaataaacgggtcataaacgggttaaatgggtcgatttgggtcggaccatttatgacccgacccaaacccgacccgacccacccatttaacggGTCTAGTTTGAAGTAGTGCTCGTTGAACCTGGTGAAATGGCAATGTCAGCAGAGAATGAACATCCGGTGAAGGCTTTTGGATGGGCAGCCAGAGATTGTTCAGGACATCTCTCTCCCTTCAAGTTCTCAAGAAGGTAACATATcttggttttccttttctttgttttttttttcccttttttggcgCAGTAAAAATGCAACAAAGGTGAAAATCTTTGTTCTGGAATTCattgtttttcatttattatagGGTCACTGGAGAAAAAGATGTGACTTTTAAGGTATTGTATTGTGGTATTTGCCATTCGGATCTCCACAACGTTAAAAATGAATGGGGAACAACTTCTTATCCCGTGGTTCCTGGGTACGTTCTCAAAAACATTACCTTTCTCAATTTTCTTAGATAAGTAAAcgaaaattttgagaaaaataattataccaattgGCCATTGCATGCAGACATGAGATTGTTGGTGTGGTCACTGAAGTAGGCACCAAAGTGACAAAATTCAAAGTTGGGGACAAGGTGGGTGTTGGGTGTTTGGTTGGATCATGTCGATCCTGTGCAAATTGTAAAGAAGATCTTGAGAACTATTGCCCCAAAATGATCTTTTCCTATGGTTCAGAGTTCTATGATGGAACCATCACCTATGGTGGCTACTCGGACAACATGGTATCTGATGAGCACTTTGTAATTAAAATCCCCGATAACTTGCCTCTTGACGGTACTGCTCCTCTCCTTTGTGCGGGGATCACTGTTTATAGTCCATTGAAGTACTACGGCCTTGATAAGGCTGGAATGCACTTAGGAGTGGTTGGGCTGGGTGGGCTAGGGCACATGGCCGTAAAGTTTGCCAAGGCCATGGGCCTCAAGGTGACCGTTATCAGTACTTCGCCtaacaagaagaaggaagccaTGGACCGTTTGGGAGCCGATGGCTTCTTGATTAGCCGCAACACAGAAGAGATGCAAGTACGTTGTAGTCAcaaaagattattattttttaatcatttatagGGATAAGGATAACGGAATATGAATTTATGTTACTATCTTTTATTAAGTGCAGTTGGCAATGGGTACAATGGATGGCATTATTGACACAGTTTCAGCTGTGCATGCTCTCTTGCCTTTGATCGGTCTCTTGAAATCTCATGGAAAGCTTGTCTTGGTTGGTGCACCAGAGAAGCCGCTTGAGTTACTTTCTGCGCCCCTCCTCATGGGTAAGTCTAAGCaagtcttttgaatttcttaagGAAACTACCTTCATATTTGGTGTTTAAGATAAAATTTTACtgctttttagttttagtaaaataataatttttgagttttacatatgaaaaaagaagaagtaacaATTTAGACTACAATGACAGGAAGAAAGATTGTGGGAGGAAGTCTTATTGGAGGGATAAAGGAAACGCAAGAGATGATTGATTTCGCAGCGAAGCACGACATAGTTGCGGATATTGAGCTTATTCCTATGGATTATGTGAATACTGCCATGGAGCGTCTGTCAAAAGCGGATGTTAAGTATCGATTTGTCATCGACATCGCCAATTCATTGAAGTCTTCTTGAGGTTTTCAAATGGTTTGGTACTCTCCGGAGCAAGAATAAATATCGGCatctcttatcttttcttttaagagTTTATATGGCTAAGATCATTTGCCGACTTGTAACAGTTTTGGCGTGATTTGCCTATGCTCTAGTGATGTTATCATTTCATTATCACCTCCGAAATAAATATTAGTGCTTTGTATAGATCGCAACTGTAATTTAGGTTGCTTTCGTCTTGCGTAGGCAATTCTCTTAATGACACGAGCTCCCTTTACGTCTGGAGTAAGAAATTCATCACTCAGAAGTCGACATCCATTTCAActactttttctttaatatatatatatatatataggagtttattatatataaagaaGTTTTGAAGGTTCGCTTTcacatttgataaaaattagcGATCAGAAGTACTCAATTAAACCGTTGTAATTATACGTAATGAAAGATTGACAAAActctataaaaaaatattctatggaaatttaaaaaatttccattacaGTTTGCCTTTATATCTCTTTGATTATAGTCTTTTAAAATCAACACTTCGCATCTTAAGTTTTGTAATGAGACGTAAAATTACACTTGACAGTAGTTCACATTATTCTATACTTCATGTTAAGAAAAATCCCTTACGAtgttttgaaaataacaaaatgaatTGGAAGCTACTAACATTTAACAATTGAGTAACTAAGTAAAAAACACACAAGCcgctatgcagatgatagaacgtGTAAAAGATATAATCAAGTACTATATTTGAAAaaaccagaagatagactctatgttAAAGCTGAACTATGTTATGATAAAGTCTGGACTCTAAGGCTGAATATATCCAGACTTTGTGTATAGACGAAACAATTTAAGAAAGTGGCAAGTTCAAAACGAGACAAGTTCAAAAGGAGATAACTTGACAGAATGTAGCATAGGCCAAGAAcgtataatggctagtgatctaatttggattttatatcaaaatataattgattgacttaatctaattaactggcaaatcaattttgaagatAAGTTCCTTCTAAACGGGAAaaatctacttatgaaaaccaaaaCTTTGATTATATAGATTATTGGAATCAAGAGGAGATTCTATCTTTGTCACTCAacagctaccaaatcttctCGATACAAATATGTTCAATGAGTAAATTGGAAGACAATTCTCTGTAGACCATCCAACGGCTAGGTTGGAAGTGGAAGAATATATAAGAAGACCAAGGGACTGAGGAACAAGTAGGAGATGAAGCCTAGAATCtataatttcaaattctaagAAAAATTTGATCATAAGCTTgtctttaaaatatttaaacatttgtgatcgtgagaaatatcaaaagagtaACTTAGTGAAATAGTGTCTAggaagcaccgacactctctGAAAGCTTTTGTGTTGTGTTGAACACTTCGACATGTGTTCGATACTCTTAGACACTCTCCGACACTCAATTAGCACGTGTCGAAAAATTCGACACctggtcaactttcttgacACTTTCTAATACTCAAGTCGGAATTCCAACATATGAGTTTTCAATTTTGATACgtgatatcaattttattaattttcaataaatgaggaatcaaatatatatatatatatatatatattaaaaataataaatagcaaaagaaacaaaacttattattctctttcttttgactCTCACTTCCCATAATACAAAATTCACACCcctggtttttttttctttttttctgatatGTCTAACACGTGAATCCAATATATGAATTACTTGTTTTCcttctccaaattttatggattattagaatggagttgaatttattaaattgaaacaaagaatgatattaataatttagtgtaaattcattctagaattttattatttatttatttatttatttatgaatttgaatcaaattaatttattgaaataatcataaaatcataatttattatgtatatataaaaatattcatttaatatataacttatctcaacgtgtcgaaattctctatttttttaaaaacaatgcgccgcgtgtcgtgtcgcgtcGTGTTACATGTCGTGTGTTGCATGTCGGAGCTACTTATGATAGTATGATCTACTACTGAGTGTTTATACTCAAATTTGTAATATATTCTTAATCATATAGTGGAATCCGGCTAGTAGATTGTTAGCATAGAAGAGTAGACGTAAGCTTAATCTAAACTAAACCACTATAGATTCTTGTGTGCAATTTCTTTAATCCTCACTCTCTCATTACTTTTGTTAAAGTCTAGTGTACACTTGCAAGTTATTCTTAAAGTTCATTCTACaatataacaaattttaaacCATGTTCCAAAATCTGGACCTTGTGCATGTGACATTCCaaattttcacttctttttctattgaataaatcgggcatttcattgacgcgcctataagactgttctcagagctaatcactcttgaaataactaaactatcaagggaagtcattaaggaattttaaggcaatagacttgagaattcgactatgaattgacttctcgaccgtgctcatctttagaagcCATTAAGAcacaatataaaatcaatttgagatcagagataagtcGACTCGATTGAGATGTGCGGCTAATCATGAGTGataccactaaattggaaaattctcgttaGCCagtactagactgattttcttattgttttggtaccctgtgtctatatttgaattctcgagatcttcacgacaaccgagagtcaccaatgtgtcaagtGAGTTaattgtggctcgaaaaaaatcgaccacgagtcatttacactaaaaatttctaaaaactacccagtagcctaggtcacggtAAAATCGCGcctgagtgaaattaactgcgaatttaaGTCTGACTTcataaattgaagattctgtcatattacaataaattctaggaacgtcaactcagtctcaaaagattttccTGCAACCCGaaactttttaagaaaaagtcGTCCTATGACcgttttattcaaaaaaaaaggcCGGGATCGTTTTTTATTGTGCAAATGGGATGCAAGgtggatcaattggtgaggaaaaatatcaatttgataattgaggtgttgattgaatttattgagaCCAAATCGCATTAATTTGAGGAGGATTCGTGGTCCAATTGAAGAAAAACCGAGCCAAATTCGTGTGCCCCATTACCCACGACCTTTGGACCATCTCAGACTTCTAGAAGCGAGCATTGGTGGCTCATTGGCAACTAAGGAACCACACTTGGCCTAGGATGAGTCAAAGGGGACAAAGACTTGGAAAAGGAATGCATGTGAagccctccatctctctctcttcctctccaagCTAGCCAGCCACCTCTCTTGCCTTCCTCCCCTCCATTTTCAACCAGCGGGCCGAGGAAGACCAGCCAACAAGCCGCCGAACCGCCTGGAGTCGTCGCCCTCCACCGCAACGCCATCCTCGCCCTGCGTCGCCTCGCCGCTGTGCACGCCTGACCTCGGTTCCCTCTCGCCTATCCCTGCGTCCAGCGTGTGTCCTAGCCCCTGGCCAAGCTTAGCCGAAGCTGTCCTTCACCGTTCCTCCACCGATAAACCTCCGCCAAGGCCCGGTTTGGCCTTTTCACCCTTTCCCAATCAATTCTCGTGCTAACCAAGCTTGTTTCCCTTCTGTTTCAGCAAGAATAGAACAAAAACCCAATGGGTTTCCAACCACCTTTgtggcccgttttgaggtgttTCTGAGTCTCGAaacctaggcccgctttggaaaGAATTGTCCCCCACGACGTTCTCATCGGTTTGATCCAACCTGCTCATTAATCAAGTGatttttactcactaatccctacttactaggctaatgatgcttagaagttgattagatttaattaagtatgATTAGATTGATAGATTAGAGTATGCCAATTAAATTAGTGCATTATCAATATATGTTAGGTAAATGGTTAgtgacattagcaagtagactcatgttattatttattgaatgagtCTCGAAAATTTTTCAGGTCCgtttcggcttccaattaggcattacgagcctaaatttgatttattgtatttatttaatattttcagtaattatttaattaattaatttttttcgaaaattaggttgggatagtcgacgaccggaattttatgctgagtATGATGGTgtgatccatttatttatttgagcgttaaaatgtgctgaattgaattaattatgattttaggattttattcctaaattaactaattttggtaattaattagaaaatttccgGGCATTGGTTTATAGTGCCAAAAATATGTTATGGGCTATTGAAATTGGTTGGACGtttaaaaatgtgaaattattgtattttagctaaggccaaccgtgtacgAAACTGGTTGGATGTTTAAAAAGGcgaaattattgtattttggctaaagccgaccgtgtacccacacatgatcattttttttacgGGTACTCTTAACCCGAGCAAAATAGGCCAAGATAATGTGTTGAttgagaaatttatttgatgaatgTAATGTTGTTGGCCGTGGGTGAATAATCGTATGATATTGTGGGTTAGATCAAGAAAACCACTAAAGTACGGTTATGTCCATTGGACCGTAGGTTATCACATAATCTAGGTTGTGCTCGCTGAATCGTAATTCAGCACAACTTGGAATCGGTCGTGCACGCTGAGCCATAATTCAGCATTACCACCGAATTTAGAATCGATTGTGCTCGTTAAGTCATAATTCAGCATTACCGCCAAAGTTTTAGTAGGCCGTGCTCGCTGAGCTGTAATTCAGCGTTGAGGTTGAGTATTTGAGACAACCGTGTAGGTCGTGCTcgctgagccgtaattcagcattGAATTTGAGTAAATGAgatgagccgaccaagaaaAGGTCGAgataacatgtaatcgactaggtcgattgatcaatgatttgatctgatgttatgaattgattgagtgATGTGATATAAGACATCTGTAAATAACATTGATTTGCATGATGGAACTGAGACCAATGTAAGTcatctgactcgtgttgtgcttaggcagcctctagggcatattggcttcctaatcgaggCTTAAggagtagaacttgctgagacgttgtctcactggttattgtataaccattttcaggccCCTAGTTGAAAGTGGTGGGGAACTCGAGGCCCGAAGTTCATAAGGTGAAGCCCGGAGAATCAACAAGCATGTCTGACTAGCTAGTTCTAGGACATTCCCTTTTTGTTGAAAGCCAATTCATTTTTATAGGCTTCTGTGTATAAACATGCGTGTTTATAAAAtggtattttgtgaaaaattggtcatactttcctatcccattgttttattgtttatgattatttatatgcttccgcttgcatatattaaatgaataggTCGGCAATGTGTCTTaagacgtcgctattaatcgaccaagaaGAAATGGGTACATGCTCAAAGGATTGGGGCGTAACAGTGCAAGCCCTTGATTTGTTCTATTTCGCATTAATTTATCAAGATTTATATTTTCACCTAATCATCCCCTCTAGGTGATATGAGCTAGCAACATCACTtcataacatttttcattttatcacAAAATGTTAAAGTCACTCTTCTAAGCCTCCCCAAGAAACATACATATAGATTTGACCtattttaaacaataaaaaaatattagatgcgttcttgaaaatttttgaaatttatgtcTT
This region of Eucalyptus grandis isolate ANBG69807.140 chromosome 8, ASM1654582v1, whole genome shotgun sequence genomic DNA includes:
- the LOC104414103 gene encoding probable mannitol dehydrogenase, which gives rise to MAMSAENEHPVKAFGWAARDCSGHLSPFKFSRRVTGEKDVTFKVLYCGICHSDLHNVKNEWGTTSYPVVPGHEIVGVVTEVGTKVTKFKVGDKVGVGCLVGSCRSCANCKEDLENYCPKMIFSYGSEFYDGTITYGGYSDNMVSDEHFVIKIPDNLPLDGTAPLLCAGITVYSPLKYYGLDKAGMHLGVVGLGGLGHMAVKFAKAMGLKVTVISTSPNKKKEAMDRLGADGFLISRNTEEMQLAMGTMDGIIDTVSAVHALLPLIGLLKSHGKLVLVGAPEKPLELLSAPLLMGRKIVGGSLIGGIKETQEMIDFAAKHDIVADIELIPMDYVNTAMERLSKADVKYRFVIDIANSLKSS